In Schizosaccharomyces osmophilus chromosome 2, complete sequence, the following proteins share a genomic window:
- the cfh1 gene encoding SEL1/TPR repeat protein Cfh1 — translation MQGYLNFRKQPNHEKLADSPRLSARAEGLPAMFRARGNASSAGSSLLFRPTSRYPTLSKDPTPPIGSNVSNRFDVTRGISPNEKKAVKRPVMKPMEAAKPPNPQKSNEEEPVDASKGKTRITSPATAIPQVQINNKAVSQNSVAPPTSKSKNEKGLEAARQDMPLKIIRPAPRIVQPKFNPEDPKRKEKYMPPPRVNSISRPTRRVSYIPYGGFDNFLDNYYDDDQTVSRDNISEENEISERYSELDEDANLDAASYTPSNASSDVEPDVRSFAELAQLPSLPSEASKPFEVGSSNANLNSDSDLNTQNLYRKNKKVPFSQPRYPSSQSSMLPSTAEPIRPIPPILSTEQQNVFRNNHVPESAKGGRQDISRRGPVRFNQSPSPLESNPINMPIPAVHNTPPSPAPIAPIARAESTPVGSSMMSPQGSPNRIGTKDNNSNPAVSTKEMEDIFSGMPNNNLSSPAVLEMDNSKLDSDAIPCHPDDKLLIPPPKNVSHADVMVAEQNLRKGRVANPLEEVELAKLYLNALETLENKSSLAPDQATYNTRIAVYRTRAIEILKKHAFPNRTQDSVAEALFLIGQFYSQGVLGFPRDAQKAFELYGLSSKKGHSLGTYRAAVCLQTGIGVRPDARKSVLLYRKAAEMDIVEAMFRMGLIYLNGLLSQKIDVPLGLQYLERACETKRPEAVRAMYELAKIYDHTKRFNVSVSPERKFELYKLSASYGLPAAQCKLGECFEHGLLDCVPAPRRSIFWYTRAAEQDYGEAELGLSGWYLTGAEEILPKNNEEALLWAHKAAVKGLAQAQFAVGFMMEHGIGIAADPAAAHNWYIRAAKQGFVKAQKRLEEQSLSTKKSQPKKNSKKQDEQCIIM, via the coding sequence ATGCAAGGATACCTAAATTTTAGGAAGCAGCCAAATCATGAAAAGCTGGCTGATAGCCCGCGGCTGAGTGCAAGAGCAGAGGGACTGCCTGCTATGTTCCGTGCAAGAGGCAATGCCAGTTCAGCTGGATCATCGTTGTTGTTTCGCCCGACATCAAGATATCCTACTTTGAGCAAGGATCCAACGCCGCCGATAGGAAGCAATGTATCCAATCGATTCGATGTAACAAGAGGTATTTCCccaaatgagaaaaaagcaGTGAAACGACCGGTAATGAAGCCTATGGAAGCAGCTAAACCTCCGAACCCACAGAAAAGCAACGAAGAGGAACCTGTGGATGCGTCTAAAGGCAAAACGAGAATAACAAGCCCAGCTACTGCAATTCCCCAAgtacaaataaataataaagcGGTCTCCCAGAACTCAGTTGCTCCTCCTACtagtaaaagtaaaaatgaGAAGGGCTTGGAGGCTGCAAGACAAGATATGCCTTTGAAGATTATACGACCTGCTCCCCGTATCGTACAACCAAAATTTAATCCCGAAGACCCTAAAAGGAAGGAGAAATATATGCCTCCTCCCCGGGTCAATTCTATCTCTCGGCCTACACGTCGAGTAAGTTACATACCTTATGGTGGTTTTGACAATTTCTTGGACAACTATTATGATGATGATCAAACCGTTTCCAGAGATAATAtttcagaagaaaatgaaatctCTGAACGATATTCAGAGCTGGATGAAGACGCAAACTTAGATGCCGCGTCATACACTCCGTCCAATGCGTCTTCTGATGTGGAACCTGATGTTCGATCCTTTGCTGAATTAGCTCAATTACCTAGTCTACCAAGTGAAGCTTCGAAACCCTTCGAGGTAGGCTCCAGCAATGCAAATTTGAATTCAGATTCCGATCTCAATACTCAGAACTTATATCgcaagaacaagaaagttCCATTCTCTCAACCCCGTTATCCTAGTAGCCAAAGTTCTATGTTACCCTCCACTGCTGAACCCATCCGTCCTATACCTCCAATTCTTTCAACTGAACAGCAAAATGTTTTCAGGAATAACCATGTCCCAGAATCCGCGAAAGGAGGACGGCAAGACATATCACGACGAGGACCTGTTCGTTTTAACCAAAGCCCTTCTCCTTTGGAATCCAATCCTATCAATATGCCCATCCCAGCAGTACACAACACTCCGCCTTCCCCCGCTCCTATTGCTCCTATTGCTCGAGCGGAAAGCACTCCTGTGGGCAGTTCCATGATGAGTCCTCAAGGTTCACCAAATAGAATTGGCACGAAAGATAACAATTCTAATCCAGCGGTTAGTACAAAAGAGATGGAAGATATTTTTAGTGGGATGCCTAACAACAATTTGTCTTCCCCTGCTGTTCTAGAGATGGATAACTCGAAATTAGACAGCGATGCTATACCTTGTCATCCTGATGACAAACTTTTAATTCCTCCCCCGAAAAATGTCTCTCATGCTGATGTGATGGTTGCAGAACAGAATTTGCGGAAAGGTAGAGTTGCGAATCCTTTAGAAGAAGTTGAATTAgcaaaattatatttaaatGCTCTTGagactttggaaaataaatCCTCTTTGGCCCCTGACCAAGCTACTTACAATACAAGGATAGCGGTCTATCGGACGAGAGCAATAGAAATACTAAAGAAACATGCCTTTCCTAACAGAACGCAAGATTCTGTTGCTGAAGCACTCTTTTTAATTGGTCAGTTTTATAGTCAAGGTGTGTTGGGATTCCCGCGTGATGCACAAAAGGCATTTGAGCTTTACGGCCTGTCTTCAAAGAAAGGGCATTCGCTTGGAACCTATCGAGCCGCCGTTTGCCTTCAAACAGGTATTGGTGTGAGACCAGATGCTCGCAAGAGTGTGCTTCTATATAGAAAAGCAGCCGAAATGGATATTGTTGAGGCTATGTTTCGAATGGGTCTGATTTACTTGAATGGTTTGTTGAGTCAAAAGATTGATGTACCTCTTGGTTTACAGTATTTGGAACGCGCTTGTGAGACAAAGAGACCTGAAGCGGTACGTGCGATGTATGAATTGGCCAAAATTTACGATCACACCAAGCGCTTTAATGTATCCGTATCTCcggaaagaaaatttgaGCTTTACAAGCTATCTGCTTCCTATGGCTTGCCTGCAGCTCAATGCAAATTGGGAGAATGCTTTGAGCATGGATTGTTGGATTGTGTTCCCGCACCAAGGCGTAGTATTTTTTGGTATACAAGAGCAGCTGAGCAAGACTACGGAGAAGCAGAATTGGGCTTATCTGGATGGTACTTAACAGGAGCGGAAGAAATCCTTCctaaaaataatgaagaAGCCCTTCTCTGGGCTCATAAGGCTGCTGTCAAAGGTCTAGCCCAAGCTCAGTTTGCAGTAGGCTTCATGATGGAACATGGCATTGGCATTGCCGCTGATCCTGCTGCTGCCCATAATTGGTATATAAGAGCCGCTAAGCAAGGTTTTGTGAAGGCTCAGAAACGCTTAGAAGAACAATCGCTGTCTACTAAGAAATCACaaccaaagaagaatagcAAAAAGCAAGACGAACAGTGCATTATTATGTGA
- the sid2 gene encoding serine/threonine protein kinase (NDR family) Sid2, with protein MGQKDTFDLDLSSKISSSANEKFDAYLKRHGLIEPNQYQPRRLNDALEDRMGELKLTSSPVAKENYADRSPQKSPSKIPIASPNPVAIERLRDRLHGSSRLYDSVGEAPSWNMGSMNLSMEELEKITRPKVKRMATICQMFFLDNYFEQLHYLHSRKQRLHLFEQQLAKESTTVKSELEKRYNGRERVYLRKRRTRISHGDFQTITQVGQGGYGSVWLAKKRDTKEIVALKIMNKSVLLKMDEIRHVLTERDILTSANSEWLVRLLYAFQDFSNIYLAMEFVPGGDFRTLLSNSGVLRDHHAKFYATEMFLAIDALHKLGYIHRDLKPENFLVGASGHIKLTDFGLSSGIISKQKIESMKIRLQDVNNVAVPERSMRERRQVFRTLLAQDPVYAHSVVGSPDYMAPEVLRGENYDYSVDYWSLGCILYECLSGFPPFSGSNVNETWSNLKNWKKCFQRPHYDDPRDLEFNWKDEAWDFVAHCITSPANRYRSLNQVKQHPYFDQIKWENVREAYRPPFIPDLNSEIDAGYFDDFTNENDMSKYKEVHDKQAAIARMSNTFNKPKRNAFIGFTFKHQKNNHPIPSAGVPSLSGTAFGTLL; from the coding sequence ATGGGGCAAAAAGATACGTTTGACCTCGATTTGAGCTCGAAAATCAGTTCGTCTGctaatgaaaagtttgaCGCCTATTTGAAGCGCCATGGACTTATAGAACCTAATCAATATCAACCACGTCGACTTAATGATGCTCTTGAAGATCGTATGGGAGAACTGAAGCTTACAAGCAGTCCTGtcgcaaaagaaaattacgCAGATAGGAGCCCTCAGAAATCACCAAGCAAGATCCCAATAGCTTCACCAAATCCAGTGGCAATCGAACGGTTAAGAGATCGATTGCATGGCAGTTCAAGATTATATGACTCAGTCGGTGAAGCTCCAAGTTGGAATATGGGATCTATGAATCTTTCAATGGAGGAGTTGGAGAAAATTACAAGGCCAAAGGTCAAAAGAATGGCGACTATATGTCAAATGTTTTTCCTTGATAATTATTTTGAGCAGTTGCATTATTTACATTCTAGAAAGCAAAGATTGCATCTTTTTGAGCAACAGCTTGCAAAAGAGTCTACTACTGTAAAAAGTGAATTGGAAAAGCGTTACAATGGTCGTGAGCGTGTATATCTTCGAAAGCGTCGTACTCGTATAAGTCATGGTGATTTTCAAACGATTACTCAAGTCGGTCAAGGCGGTTACGGATCGGTTTGGCTAGCAAAGAAGAGAGATACCAAGGAAATTGttgctttgaaaataatgaacAAATCTGTTTTACTTaaaatggatgaaattCGTCATGTACTTACGGAACGAGATATCCTTACAAGTGCAAACTCAGAGTGGCTAGTAAGGCTATTGTACGCATTTCaagatttttcaaatatttatttggCCATGGAATTTGTACCAGGAGGTGATTTTAGGACTTTATTGAGCAATAGCGGGGTTTTAAGAGATCATCATGCCAAGTTTTATGCTACGGAGATGTTTTTGGCAATTGACGCATTGCATAAACTTGGATATATTCACCGAGATTTGAAACCAGAAAATTTCCTTGTCGGCGCTTCTGGACATATTAAGCTTACCGATTTTGGACTTAGTTCCGGTATAATCAGTAAGCAAAAGATCGAAAGTATGAAGATAAGACTTCAAGATGTGAACAATGTAGCAGTTCCCGAGAGAAGTATGCGTGAGCGTCGTCAAGTGTTCCGAACACTTTTGGCTCAGGATCCTGTGTATGCCCATTCGGTGGTAGGATCGCCTGATTACATGGCACCAGAAGTTTTGCGAGGAGAAAACTATGATTACTCCGTGGACTATTGGTCGCTTGGGTGTATCTTGTACGAATGCCTTTCTGGGTTTCCTCCATTTTCCGGTTCGAATGTCAATGAAACATGGTCGAATCTTAAGAACtggaaaaaatgttttcaaCGCCCACATTATGACGATCCTCGAGATTTAGAATTTAATTGGAAAGACGAAGCTTGGGACTTTGTTGCTCACTGTATTACTAGCCCGGCCAATCGCTACCGTTCCTTGAATCAGGTGAAGCAACATCCATATTTTGATCAAATCAAGTGGGAAAATGTGCGTGAAGCATATCGACCTCCATTTATTCCTGATTTGAATTCAGAGATTGACGCCGGGTACTTTGATGACTTTACGAACGAAAATGACATGTCCAAATATAAAGAAGTTCATGACAAACAAGCGGCAATCGCTCGCATGTCAAATACATTTAATAAACCCAAGCGAAATGCTTTTATCGGGTTTACTTTTAAGCATcagaaaaataatcatcCCATTCCTTCTGCCGGTGTCCCTTCTTTGTCGGGTACCGCTTTTGGAactcttttgtaa